The genomic window GTCACTACCTCCCTCTGTTGCCTCCTCAGGTCTCAGGCTGCATCTCCAGGGCAGACCAATGGGGACAGCTCCTTGGAAGTGCTGGCGACTCGCTTCCAGGTAAGCTGGTGCCGTCCCCTGGGAGCCTCAGCACCCTGATCACTGGTGCATGAGAGCGAGGCCCGAGGGCAGGGCGGCCTCGGTGGGGCAGCCCTGCCTTTCCTGACATGGCCACTCTCCGCAGGGCTCCGTGAGGACACACACTGAGAGTCATTCCTCCCTAAGGTCCTCCTACTCCAGCCCAACCTCCCTCAGCCCGAGGGCTGGCAGCCCCTTCTCACCACCACCCTTCAGTAGCCCCCTCGCTGGAGAGGCGGCCATCAGCCGCAGGTGAGCACACGGTGGGTGGGCACCTTGGTCGTCTGGGCTGCCAGCTCCAGGCTGGCTCTTTGGAGTCTCAGGAGCTCTGTTCGGGGGAGCCTGGGGCAGCATCCTCCCTGGGCAAGCTGGGGGTGGCCCCGGCACACACTGTCTCTTTCCCACTTTCAGTTTCCAGAGTCTGGCGTGTTCCCCGGGCCTCCCTGCTGCTGACCGCCTGTCCTACTCAGGCCGCTCCGGAAGCCGACAGGTGAGGCTCTGTAGGGGAGGACAGGCTGGAGGAACAGAAACACCTCCTGTTCCTGTGGGTTGCCAGTGCCCCGGGACTGCAGGCCCACCTGGGCAGCCAGGGCCTCCTTTGCCTGGCGACAGGCATGCTCTGCTCCTGAGCCAGGGAGGCCACGCTTCTGGTCGTGGGCCACATGTGCTGTGCCCAAGACCTGCCTGGCAGTGCCCAGTGGCCTGTCCATCTCCTGCACCCCTCTGACCAcccctctcttctcccctccccttatTCCCCTCCCCTTATtcccctcccctcatccccctcccctcatccccctcccctcctccccctcccctcatccccctcccctcccatcctgcTGACTTCCTCCTGCCTGTGTGTTTCTCTTGGGCTGCGGCTGAAATAGTTTCGCTGCTGTTGTTGGGATGATTCCCTTTAGGCTCTGGCTGCATCTCTCGAATACATTCCTCCCCATTCCAAGACCAGGGCCTGCCCGACTCCCACCCacaccctcctttcctcctctgaCTCAGCCCAGAGATGCCCCAGTGGGACTGCGGTTCTGCCTGGAGCTGCTCTTGGCTGGTTCTGTCtcttcctccccccaccccccatccgACCAGCTCCCCTGGACTCTCTTCCAGCCAGGTGTCAGTGGCCACTGGTGACAGCCTAACCCCCTTCCTGGGTGGTATTTCTCCTCTTCAACGGTGGGGGATGGTGAGGGAGTGAGGCAGCCAACAGCCCTGGGCCGCAGCTGCTGGGGACGGCATCGGGGGCATGTCCAGCCtttggggtgatggggatacagCCCAGCTGCTGAGCCCTACCTTCGGGTTGATTCTGCATTACAGAAAGCAGAGCCTTTGAGGGTGGCCAGGGAGGGCAGTAGAACCCAGGGGCTCCAGAAGAGGAAGGAGCAGGATCTTTTTGGCGTGGGGAGTGGGGGGGCTTCTGAAGAGGGGATCCCTGGTGAGCTGCTGCATGCCTACCCAGGGGCCAGTCTGGCGTTGTGGTCATAGAGATGTATTCCATGGGTCCCCTTTGTTAAGGAATTGAAGATGCAGTTGTGGAGATAAGGCAAACTTGCAAAACAATTTTGGAGCAATTAGGCATTAAGCAGTGTGGTATTAATTACAAAAGCAGGAGGCGTTCTGGTGGGGGAGTTGGGGAAGGAAGGCTGTGTGACGAGTATTGCTGGACATTGGAGGTGGCGGCGGGAGGGTTTAGGGAAGGATGAGCAGGAGGCCCGACACGCTGGGAGATGGGGAAACAGTGGTCCAGGTGAGGCCTGGTGTACTGGGGCTGGGGGGTTTTTTAGGGGGAAGCTTTGTTCTGAGATAAGCCAGGAACGAGCTTGTCTCAGGGCTAGTCAGTGTCAGTCCTGGCTCCTTTCCGCAAAGCCTCTGGCGAGCTGTGGTCTCAGCAGGACCACATGCTCAAGGGCAAGGCTTCCTGAGCTTCCCCCTCGTGTTGCCCCCAGTCCAGGAAAATGAACGGTGTGGAAGGTACAGAGGCATGGATCCCAAACCAGCGGCAACACCTGAGAACTTGTTGGAAATTCAATTTCCCAGGCTCCAGCCTATACCCGCTGAGTTGGGCATGGGGCTTGCGGGTCACGTGTCCAGAGCTGGATGTGGGGAGACCCACCTGGGTCGGTCCCACCTCTGCCATGACGACTTGGACCagtccctcttcctctccctgggcctcaggtCAGACTAGACGCTCCGAGTTCCCTTCTCTGACCTTGATGACTCTGCTCAttccttcagcaaatatttgtcgAGCAGCTGCTTCATGTCAGACACTCATCTGGGCTCTGGGGATGCACTCGTGGAAAAACAGAGTGACACCTCTGACCTTATGGAGCTGACGTTCTAGTCTACAAATGAGGCTGTGGTCCCACAGCTGCCTCTTGAGAATCACTGTGTAGCTGGGTGCTGTAacacatgcctggagtcccagctactcaggaggctggggcgggaggattgcttgagcccaggaatccagacccagtttgggcaacatagtgaaaccccatctctttaaaaaaaagaaaaaaaaaaaaaaaaagtcacttacaCTCAAGAGTCTTAAAAGCTCTAAGAAGTCCCATGAGAAAGAAAcccacttaatttttctttagatCCTAAACTTGTTGAACAGCAAAATTTCTCTTCTGTGAAGGCAAGGGTCCCTAACCGCTAACCgcctgggaggaagggagggaggagaaaggcaTTGCCTCTCCCAGTGGGGGAGCTGGGCTCCTTCTCTGGGCCGGGCAGTCTGGTGGGAGTGTATGGGAGGAATGCTGTGAGCTAGAGAGGCAGGAGTGCTGTGTCCTTGTGGCCTCCTGACATggccaaggctgcagagagccggAGGCTCAGGATGCCCTTATGGTGCCTCTGGAAATTACAAGTTCCCTTTGCTGGTAATCACATGCCTTGGTGAGCGGAGGCCAAGTGGGAAAAGCCCCTCTCCCTCTGGCTGGGAATGAGGACTTGCCTCATGGAGGGATCCTGGGCCGGTGCCCCAGGCAGGGCCCATGGTGGTCTGTCTGGAGATGTGATGTGGCTCTTGAGTACCTGCAGAAACTATCTCTAGGTCCTTCAGGTGACCGCACAGCCCCAGGCAGTTGCCCTGCAGCCCAGGTGTGGagtcccagccctgcctctgaTGCTTCAGGTGGCTTAGACCAGCCACTTTGCCCTTCTGACCTGCAGTCTCCTTATCTATAGAACGTTTTACCGACGGACCCTGAGAGCAGAGCAATGTGAGGGGAATTGCTGGTGGGGCGAGGGTCTAGGGCTGTTTTCTTAAGATCCAGAAGTTTTTGCTTTAGCTTAAGGATTTATGCAATTTTCCATCTAGCTTCATAATTCATCCAtgactttgaattttaaaatggagagAAGTTGGCTTCCCAGGAAATGGTGCCCCTGGCCCTGGGCACCGGCCCGCCTGGCTGTCTCCAAGGCTCTCCTTCCCAGTGGCTGGTGCGGGCTCCTGGAGCTCAGTTGAGTCCCATTGGGTTGGCAATGGACAGGGAGCAGGGGAGTGCGGAGTACAGAGATGCAGGCTGGAAATTGGCCTCCAGGAACAACGGTGAGGTTGAAGGTGAGATTTCCATGTTGGGAGCACATGGAAGAGCCCCAGATGGACAGGGCACACCTGGAGATGGGCATTGCTGCCAGGGTGTGGCCCAGGGAGGGCTCGGCTGCCCAAAGCTCCATGGGGCAGGCCCAGACCTCCCAGCAGAGCAGGGACAGGCTGGTCAGCCTAGACCCCCGCCTCTCGGGAGAGGAACCAGCTCTCCTTGGGAAGACGGCCTCTGCCCCCGCTGGCCCTGGCTCCCAGGGGACCTCGACCCCTTGCTTCATCCCTTTATGTTTCCATCTCCTCAGTGCAAAAGGGCAGCATGCTTCCTCTCTGCTGGTTCTGTGGGATCCGAGCCAGGCCCCAGTGTGCAATGTCTTTGCACACAGATAATAGCGGGCGTGACAGAGGACTCTGTGCTTAGCTGTCACCTGCTGCCTTCCTGCTGCCTGGTCCCCGGCAGAACCCACATGCCTCCCTCACCCTCTGGGCCCTGGCAGTCTCTGTGCCCTGGCTCCAAGGGAAGGGGCAGGGGGCCTGCTGGTCAGCGAGGGCCGGGAAGCCCGACACTCTGGCTCCGAGGGAAGGGGCAGGGGTGTGCTGGTCGGCGGGGGCCGGGGGCCCCCTGGTGTCGGGCCTGGGAACAGCCGGGCTAGGCCCTCCTGGGTGTGTTGGTCCAAGGCTCCGGCCCTGACTCCTCCCCGACTGCCTCCTCCCCACAGGCCGGCCTTGGCCGAGCTGGCGACTCGGCGGTGCTGGTGCTGCCGCCTTCCCCAGGCCCTCGTTCCTCCAGGCCCAGGTACCAGCAGGCCCGGAGGGTCGGGTGGGGTCTTGGAAGGCTGGGAGGAGCTGGAGGGAGATGGGTTTCCCCGAGAGGGATGGGGTCCTCCAGGCCCAGTTGgttcctccacctcccagattcctccccctcccccactctcttctCCTGTCCTCCACCCCCTTGCTTGCCTAAGCCCCGGCAAGGGACCCTCATTCCTGGCTGCCGCCCACCCAACAGCGTGGACTCGGAAGGGGGAAGCCTCCTCTTGGACGAGGACTCGGAAGTCTTCAAGATGCTCCAGGAAAATCGCGAGGGTCGGGCGGCCCCCCGACAGTCCAGCTCCTTTCGGCTCTTGCAGGAagccctggaggctgaggagagaggtgAGGGCCtcgggggctggggaggggaaggagattCCCTCCCATATCCTGGGCCCTGACTGGATGGGTCAGTGAACCAGTGTTCTTAAGTGCCTGTGAGGCGCTCACCCCGGGACTAGGCATGGAGCCCAGCAGGGCGCGGAGCCCCAGCTCCCTTAAGGAGCTGACGGTCTGGGAGGGTCACCAGCGTGCTCCCAGACAGTAGTGGGCAGTAGCTGGCTGGGATGGGAAAGTGTCATTCGAGTGATAAAAGCCGTGgcggggcctgaggctgggcCTCCAGGGAGGGCTTCTTGGAGGAAGAGGGATTTGACTTGGCCTCTTGGCCTCAGAAAAAAACATCAAGACTTAAACAGCATTAAGATGTTGGCAGGAAGCACTGTGGAAGGTGGAGGCTGGCGGCCAGAGGGCTTTGGGGTGTGGGAGCAGGAGAATGGGGGCCTGATAGCATGGCAGGGCACCAGTGGAGGCCAAGCCCCTGCAGTGAGGGCCCTCAGGAACCAGGCTGAGGAGTGCCCAGGAGAGCCATTAAATACAGATGCCAGGCGAGCAGGACATACGGAGGCTTGCCAGAGTTCAGTTATTCATGTGAACAGACACTGACTGTGTCCATCCGAGGGACCAGATGTGTGCAGAGTTTGGGGATAGAAGGTGACCATGACCTCACTCCTGTCCTTGGGGAGCTCCGTTCACTGGGGCAGACAGGCCTGGCCGGCTCCCATGGAAGTGGGCGCTGCTATGGGAGTTCCTATAGACGCTCAGCACCAATGCCCTTTAGAACagcagggagatggggagggaggcAACAGGACAGGCAGGAGAGTGACCAGAGAGGCTGCATAACTCATCCACGaccttgaattttaaaatggagagAAGTTGGCTTCCCAGGAAATGGTGCCCCTGGCCCTGGGCACCGGCCCACCTGGCTGTCTCCAAGGCTCTCCTTCCCAGTGGCTGGTGCGGGCTCCTGGAGCTCAGCTGAGTCCCACTGGGGTGGCAATGGACAGGGAGCAGGGGAGTGGGGAGTAGCGATGCAGGCTGGAAATTGGCCTCCAGGAACAACAGTGAGGTTGAAGGTGAGATTTCCATGTTGGGAGCACATGGAAGAGCCCAGATGGACAGGGCACACCTGGAGATGGGCAGGTAGCTGGTTCTAATGCTGATGTTTAGCTCCAAGGGGCATTTGCAGAGGCATGGGGGTGGGGTGAGAAGGTTTGGAGCAAATCTTGTCTGTTTTGACCCTGAGGCCTCAGAAGGTCCCAGGAGGCAGCACAGGGAGAGGGCAGTGCCTTTGCCAAGGCAGCCTCAGTGTCCTTAGCTGCAGGCAGGGGTGACAGCTGCCCCATAGCCCTGGGCTTCATCTTCGCGTGGCTTGAGAGCTCACATGCGATAATGCATGGAAAAGCCCTTTGAAAGCCACACCGAGGCATTGCACTCCTGTTGCCATCTCGGGTTATTATCTAATCACACTGTCATTACTGGGTCACTAGAGAAGGGAGCGCCTGCTTCACCTGACATGTCACACACTGAGCACAGACGGCCCCAGGTGGGCAAACTAGGCCTTGTACCTGCCTCCTTCATGCCCTTGCCCAGCCTCAGCCATGGGTCTGGCAATATCACCTTCCTCCTTACCCAGTGCCACTGTCAGTGTGACTTTAGGGGTCCTCTTATAAGGGTGCTTTCTAAGACCCCACCACCTTAGAGCATCTTTGGGAGGCTGCTGTGGTTGGTGGGCTCTCACCACATGTCTGTCTGCCCTGCCCTCAGGTGGCACGCCAGCCTTCCTGCCCAGCTCACTGAGCCCCCAGTCCTCCCTGCCCGCCTCCAGGGCCCTGGCCACCCCTCCCAAGCTCCACACTTGTGAGAAGTGCAGTACCAGCATCGCGTGAGTGTGGAGGAGGGTGGGGGACCTGAGCCTtggcaggggagtggggagggggacagGGCACTGGATGCTTTCAGGAAGGGCCGGGCCCATCGGGCTAGCACTGGGCACCCAGTCAGGGACCCTAGGGGAAGCAGTGTCCCACAGCTTTGGGGGCGTTAGTTACAGGCTTCTTAGGAGCCTGTGCTAGCTGCTTCCGGCTgcatctcctccctctccctctcctccttttccCATCCCTTTTGATTTCTCTTCCATAATTTTAAAGCCTCTGGAGATCTCCCTGGAGGTACAGCACATCCTCCTggaaaatcttgatttttttttttccccttcctcccccttTGGAGCAGGCTAATATGggctcatttttcttatttttcttttccttttttttttttttttttgagacagtgtctcattctgttgcctgggcaggagtgcagttgcacaatctcggctatctgcaacctccgcctcccaggttcaagctattctcgtgtctcagcctcccgagtagctgggactacaggcgctcgccaccactcccagttaatttttgtattttcagtagagacgggttttccccatgttggccaagctggtctcgaaatcttgacctcaggtgatccgtctgcctcggcctcccaaagtgctgggattacagctgagccaccgttcccggccgAGGTGGGTTCATTTTTCTCATTGGGTGGCATTTATAATGCAACCACATTCTCTGGAAGGTTGCTGAACAccacccccctgcccccaccaaccCCTCTCTGGTAAATTTCTGAAGTGTATAGCGTGGGAGGGGCAGGTGATTGACTTTAGGCAAATCCCTTAACCTTTCTGGGCTTTAGTGTTTTCatctacagagtgggagaatatCCAGTCCCCCTGCTGTGCACAGATAGGGAAAAGCATGTTTTCCATCCTGGTTCTCAAAGGTGTGTGCGTCGGGTCCCTTGGTGGATTTGTTAAATGCCGATGGCTGGGCCCACCCCACAGCCTCCTCTCCAGGAGGCCAGCAGGCCCGAGAATGTGCATTTCTTACGAATTCCCCAGTGATGCCGATGCTGCTGGCTGTGGGACCCAGGACCACACTGAGAATCACTGCTCTGTGAAAAATCCAGGCAATGTGGGACAGACTGGTCGGTCTTTGTGTGGGAggaacaactttttaaaaaaactttaatattttttttggccgggcgcggtggctcaagcctgtaatcccagcactttgggaggccgagacgggcggatcacgaggtcaggagatcgagaccatcctggctaacagggtgaaaccccgtctctactaaaaaatacaaaaaactagccgggcgaggtggcgggcgcctgtagtctcagctattcgggaagctgaggcaggagaatggcgtgaacccgggaggcggagcttgcagtgagctgagatccggccactgcactccagcctgggcgacagggcgagactccgtctcaaaaaaaaaaaaaaaaactttaatatttttaatagagttccactctgtcgctcaggctggagtgcagtggtgccgtcatggctcactgcagccctgaactcttgggctcgagcgatcctcccatttcagcctcctgagtagctgggactacaggcgtgtaccaccatacctggctaatttttaaattttttgtagagatgaggtcttgctatgttgcccagtttggtttcaaactcctggccttaagtgatctggcCATCTGGGATCCCAGGcgtggattacaggcgtgagctactgggcctggctttttttttttttttttttttttttaattaggcatCCCAGCAGTGGCAGCGGTGGTGGGGGTATGTGGTGTTAGGGGGTTCATCAAAGTGAGATTCCTGCGTGCAGCTTCAAGAGTCaagagccgggtgcggtggctcacgcctgtaatcccagcactctgggaagctgaggagggtggattatctgaggtcgggagagcaagaccatcctggctaacacggtgaaaccccgtctctactaaaaatacaaaaaattagccaggtgtggtggcacatgcctgttatcccagctactcgggaggctgatgcaggagaatcgcttgaacctgggaggtggaggttgctgtgagctgagatcacgccattgcactccagcctgggcaacgagaggaaaactccgtttaaaaaaaaaaaaaaaaagtcaagtctCTGAGAAGGTTTTGGACTCTATCCAGGTCCTGACGCTACAGTGGGGACCAGGcccctgggcgtggtggcctctTGCTTGGTGCTGCGGCTCTGAGCTAaatcctctccctcccctgcagGAACCAGGCTGTGCGCATCCAGGAGGGCCGGTATCGCCACCCCGGCTGCTACACCTGCGCCGACTGTGGGCTGAACCTGAAGATGCGCGGGCACTTCTGGGTGGGTGATGAGCTGTACTGTGAGAAGCATGCCCGCCAGCGCTACTCCGCACCTGCCACCCTCAGCTCTCGGGCTTGAGCCCACCAtgccctctgcctgcctccctgctGGGCCAGGGTCATGCCTATATAAGCTGGCATGGCAGGGACAATGGTGGGCAGTTGCTCTTACATGAGCTAAGTTTGGAGACCTGAGGCCCCTTTGTCCTCACTGGGTGGGCCAAGGTCTGGGACCTGTGTTGGACTGTGGGAGTCTCACCCTCACCTTGCCAGGCCTCTCCCCTGCAGGACTGGTACTGCACTAGTCTGAGGTGGCCACTGCCTTTGATGAACCTTTGTGTGCCAGGGTCTAAGTAGGGTCGAACACAGAAGTGGGAAGGAGAGAGGTGGGCCAGGGGCTAATGGTGTCACTGTGTAAAGTTTTTGACTTATGAGctgtataaatatatgaatacGGACAAAATAAAGTGGatgtcccttcctttctttcctaccGCCAGCCCTGGGTATGACCTGCTCCCCCCACTGGGTGGAGGGTCTTTATGAAATGtacatttcttcttttccctccctcaaATCCCACCCCTGCCAGTTGCCTGCACCTCACATTTCCCGTGGAACGGCCTTGCCTTTTAGGTTGGGGGTCATGGTGTTCCTTAATCTTTTGGTAAAGATGCCCGTTGTACAGGAGGACCCTTGTGCTATGGAGGGAATGAGGTTGTCACTGGAAGCTTTGGAGGGGATGGTGGAGGGTGCCAAGCAGAGGGACGGGAGGAAGACCAGGAGACCCATCCAGCCAAGCTGGTGAGACAACCTGTGACCCTGAAGGCCGGCCACCCGCCAAGGGTTGGGCCCCCAGGGCCAGGTTGATCTACTGACACCTTCCACTTCTTTCCTGGGAGACTCTGCTGGCTTCATTGGTGATTGATTTGGAGGGGGGAAAAGAAAGGGCAGGGTGGCTCAGGCTGTAaccccaggtactggggaggcctgaggagcccttgagctcaggaggttgaggctgccttgagctatgatcatgccactgcattccagcctgggagagagagagacctgtctcttgaaaaaagaaaacacgaATGCATGTGGCCAGTGCCAGGTGAGCTGCCCTGGGGGTGCACTTGAGTTGAGGCAGGGGACAGTGGTCCCCCCTGCCAGCCTAGGATTTTGGGCCTGATTCACCCACTACCCCTAGTGCTAGTCCCAGAGGCTGCTGTGGAGGGGGCAGCCCCAGCTCTCTTTTCAGAGATCAAAGCTGGGCTTTCCAGGGTGCCTGGCTGGTCCCTGCCGGCAGCTTTGTGCTCTCTGGCTCTTTGTGGAAGGAATCTTGGCACAGATGTTTGTGTTGCCTCCTCAGGCACCTGTAGATATAATTTACACCATGATATCATCGTCTCACCTATTGCCTGGATGGCTGCCTGAGAAAGatctttatttttacagaaaagatCAAGGCTGTCTGGCTCAGGAATCTATGGGTCCCGGGCGCTGGTCAGAAACGGGGTAGCCTCTTTGGCGCCACCTAGTGTCCAGTGCAGCCCACGGCGGGGCCCATTCACGGGGCAACACTGGGCTTCTGGGCACAGTGGGAGTACGGAAGGATACAGCACTCCTCATGCTTTCCTGGAGGTAGAAGGCCAGTGGCAGCGACTGAGCTGGCGTGAATTAATAAGGGGACGTGGTAGTGAGCGCTAAGGGCTACCTTGGAACGCACGGAGGAGCGTCCAGTGAGTTCAAAGCAGTGGCCATGATGCAAAAGGAGGGCTGGGTCTTGGAGAGGTGGAGAAGAGGAATGCTGAGTGATGGGGTGGCTGCTGGAGGGATGCTTAGCTCAGAGCAGTGGCCAATGGGAACACTGAGATAAGATCGGAGGGGAGCTGACAATGCCAGAAGTGGTTTGAACTTCCCCTTGAGGCTCTAGGGAcactttgttttgagacagggtcttgctttattgcctaggttggaatgcagtggtgcaatcttagctcactgcagcctccacctcccaggctcaagagatcctcctacagcctcccaagtagctgggactacaggaaggcaccactacacccagctaatttttaaggtgtttttttttttttttttttttttttttaagagatggggtcttgctatattgcccaggctcgtctcgaacttctggcctcaagccatcctcccaccttggccttccaaagtgttgggattacaggcgtgagctaacCTCGCCCAGCTCTGGGAACACTTGGAAGGTTGTAAGCAGAGAAGTGACAGGTTGGAAAAGATGGTTTGGATTACTGCTATGGATAGATTCCCAACTGTATGTAGCATGCCATACTGGGCCAGCAGTGTCATGGGAGTGGAGGGGgagaagtggggagtggggacaTGTGAAATGATGGGTATTCTGTGAGGTGTCGAATGCCTTCTAAAGGCTTTGTAGTTTCCAGCTCACATCCCCCTCTGGCCCTTGTTCTTTGGTGTGGCAGCCGGCTCTCCTTCCAGGTGTCCTGAGTATTTCAGCACCAGGTTTCTCTGCAGCCACACAATCAGCCTGCGCTCGGGAGCAAACTCCTCTGGAAGAACGGAGTTAACAGTTGGTCAGCAGAGGAGGCTGGGGACAGGCAGTCTTTGGTCTTTTACCTCTGACCTTGTCCCCACCCTACCTCTGGAAGAACGGAGTTAAGAGTTGGTCAGCAGAGGAGGCTGGGGACAGGCAGTCTTTGGTCTTTTACCTCTGACCTTGTCCCCACCCTAAGCCAGCTAGCTGCGTGCTCCCACTTCCTCTGCCACACACTGCCTGTGTTCCCCGGACTTTGTCCAGTGCGGTGCCTTCTTCCCTTCCTGCATTGTGGAGATCAACTGAAGTGACAGGTTAGAGTTAGAAGTGGCCCAAAGGAGCATCTGATACAACCCCCTTTGGTTAGAGAAGGGAAAGTGGCTTTTCCAAAGCTGCACAGCTAGACAGTCATAATGGCTAAGTTCTGGGAGTGCTTTTGATGTACTAGGGATATTTTCAATGCTTAACCCTCACAACCTGAGATAGGTACTGTTATCATCCTCTCTGCAGATAAGGAAACCGAGGACCAGGAGGTTCAGTAAATGGTCCAAGTACTCTTAGCTAGTAAGGAATGGATCTACAGCCTGCTTCCCGGATTTCTGGCTTGTCGGGGGCAGAGTTTGTCCCTTTGTCATCAGAGGCAGCCTTTCGGGCACAGCTCTGGCCACCTCTGGTCACAACTGGAGGTCACCACAGCCCTTCCCAGCCCTCTCTAGGCTCTCAGCTTTGTGCTTCCTCCTACAGGGACTAGCTCCAGCTGAGTTTGCAGGAAACCCACTTCCTGAAGCCAGGACTTCCCCATGGGAAGTGCAGGGGCCGCTGGGCACCAGTGGCCTCTGCCTGAGGGCTGACTCTGCTCTGGACACTGTGTCTCAGGAACTCATGGCAGTGGCTTACCTTGTCAGGAACGTGCGGAGGGGCTGCCCCTCCTGTTCCTTCAAGCATCACTCAGTCCTGGCCTGGTTCTAGGCTTGGGGCTGTGGCTGCCACAGGAAGGGGGATACCCCCATACTTTGGGTGTTGGGTCAGATCCTGCCCCCGCGCCCCACAGGGCTCAGGTTCCTGTGAGCTGATCCTGGGCTAGGTCGTAtctgtgtggggaggggagaggggtgCACCATGGCCTGGAGGGgagtgtgtgttggggtgtgtgtgtgtggaggttcTTTTGAGTCACACACAAAGCATTGTGCTGAGACACTGCATTCCTGCTGGCTGGGCTTCCTGTTTCCAAATGCATTCCTGCCCCAGAGTCACCACAGAGACTGTTTGGAATCCTGCCCCACATTCTCCAAATTCAGGGCGTGATCTGGCAAAGgctccctcccccaccctcttACTTTGGAGGGAGTCTGGGCTCCCTCCTAACCAGGGAGGGCTGGCAGGGCTCTGGCACGGCAGTGAGTGTGATGCCACACATCTTCTTGGGCTTGTATAAGGCAGTTCCTGGAGGCCCACCACTCTGGTTCTCTCTGCCTGTGGGAAGCAGAATGGGTACTATCTAGGAGGACTGGGCTGGGAGGGGGCAACCCAGAGGACCCATGGCTAGCAGGGAAGGGCCTGGGCTTGAACATGACTCTGTTGAGACATGGCCAGCAATTCCGGCACTTGGCTGTCATTCAGCCGGCCTGCACAGGGCTTGGccgtgggcctcagtttccccattttataaagttttaaaatctgataGTTTGTGGCTGTCTGATAAAGGGGTGTTTGGGGACTGGTTCCAGAAAGGAGCAAAGGGAAGGGGATGCACAGACGGTCTTACACCTCCCAGTTAATAGCCACTTCCTTCCAGTGGCTCTGGCTCCAGCCTCCCCCCTCCCCTAGAGGTCCAGGTGCAAGTCTGCACGTCCGCCAGCTCCCTTATCTGCCTCCGGGGGATTTGGGTCCTGCTGGGATTTTTCCAGTCCTGTCCCCTCCCTCTGGAGGAGGCGCCTTCCTTAGAGGCCACCAGCCCCAGTCTGGTC from Macaca mulatta isolate MMU2019108-1 chromosome 8, T2T-MMU8v2.0, whole genome shotgun sequence includes these protein-coding regions:
- the PDLIM2 gene encoding PDZ and LIM domain protein 2 isoform X7 gives rise to the protein MALTVDVAGPAPWGFRITGGRDFHTPIMVTKVAERGKAKDADLRPGDIIVAINGESAEGMLHAEAQSKIRQSPSPLRLQLDRSQAASPGQTNGDSSLEVLATRFQGSVRTHTESHSSLRSSYSSPTSLSPRAGSPFSPPPFSSPLAGEAAISRSFQSLACSPGLPAADRLSYSGRSGSRQAGLGRAGDSAVLVLPPSPGPRSSRPSVDSEGGSLLLDEDSEVFKMLQENREGRAAPRQSSSFRLLQEALEAEERGGTPAFLPSSLSPQSSLPASRALATPPKLHTCEKCSTSIANQAVRIQEGRYRHPGCYTCADCGLNLKMRGHFWVGDELYCEKHARQRYSAPATLSSRA
- the PDLIM2 gene encoding PDZ and LIM domain protein 2 isoform X3; the encoded protein is MRSGRARPAWESFMGLPPRPSANWGAGPSLDRLRCAPGGRGHAGAPGKMRAPPAGRPQPAEGPGDSLPHPPGGLGPGGSAWARRAEAAASRARGGGRGGPGITWAEAGPRAPGGLSPESGRPQRERRRLLALSPSRAWAPSPTGERQPGMALTVDVAGPAPWGFRITGGRDFHTPIMVTKVAERGKAKDADLRPGDIIVAINGESAEGMLHAEAQSKIRQSPSPLRLQLDRSQAASPGQTNGDSSLEVLATRFQGSVRTHTESHSSLRSSYSSPTSLSPRAGSPFSPPPFSSPLAGEAAISRSFQSLACSPGLPAADRLSYSGRSGSRQAGLGRAGDSAVLVLPPSPGPRSSRPSVDSEGGSLLLDEDSEVFKMLQENREGRAAPRQSSSFRLLQEALEAEERGGTPAFLPSSLSPQSSLPASRALATPPKLHTCEKCSTSIANQAVRIQEGRYRHPGCYTCADCGLNLKMRGHFWVGDELYCEKHARQRYSAPATLSSRA
- the PDLIM2 gene encoding PDZ and LIM domain protein 2 isoform X4; its protein translation is MRSGRARPAWESFMGLPPRPSANWGAGPSLDRLRCAPGGRGHAGAPGKMRAPPAGRPQPAEGPGDSLPHPPGGLGPGGSAWARRAEAAASRARGGGRGGPGITWAEAGPRAPGGLSPESGRPQRERRRLLALSPSRAWAPSPTGMALTVDVAGPAPWGFRITGGRDFHTPIMVTKVAERGKAKDADLRPGDIIVAINGESAEGMLHAEAQSKIRQSPSPLRLQLDRSQAASPGQTNGDSSLEVLATRFQGSVRTHTESHSSLRSSYSSPTSLSPRAGSPFSPPPFSSPLAGEAAISRSFQSLACSPGLPAADRLSYSGRSGSRQAGLGRAGDSAVLVLPPSPGPRSSRPSVDSEGGSLLLDEDSEVFKMLQENREGRAAPRQSSSFRLLQEALEAEERGGTPAFLPSSLSPQSSLPASRALATPPKLHTCEKCSTSIANQAVRIQEGRYRHPGCYTCADCGLNLKMRGHFWVGDELYCEKHARQRYSAPATLSSRA